Proteins encoded by one window of Scatophagus argus isolate fScaArg1 chromosome 4, fScaArg1.pri, whole genome shotgun sequence:
- the nudt12 gene encoding peroxisomal NADH pyrophosphatase NUDT12, producing the protein MTSLQLSAKEEMVERFLDAAARGDLTQVSTLLSQVPSLINQKGYSGWTAVMLAARNGHYDVVEALLSHGCDKFSVNSSSQTAYDIAKFWGHKHIANLLDRTSDSCQRVLPGSDLSQQENYFSREPLDRLSGKRTDKVWLEAKQSEPGTVYLLFSDLSPMVSSSQEDDSAEVETRLCRFRYEAVKDLLQKPATLLIFLGEEKRNKPSPSPTSCSQTEEGVKEPPAWFAIGSDEDAAELLKRCREKNCSFPKSPNRDLLKFTEEEAGVVAQARSVLAWHSRYSFCATCGSSTKLEEGGYKRSCLNSKCRSLKGVHNTCYPRVDPVVIMLVIHPDGNQCLLGRKKVFPAGMFSCLAGFIEPGETMEDAVRREVEEESGVKVGSVQYVSCQPWPMPSNLMIGCLAVAISTDIKVDENEIEEARWFPRQQVIEALFMGARPAFTVPPRQTISHQLIRHWIGMSSNL; encoded by the exons ATGACCAGTCTTCAGCTGAGTGCAAaggaggagatggtggagaGGTTTCTGGATGCTGCAGCCAGAGGAGACCTGACCCAGGTGTCCACGCTGTTATCCCAAGTGCCCTCACTCATCAACCAGAAGGGATACAGCGGCTGGACAGCAGTGATGCTCGCCGCTCGCAATGGACACTACGATGTGGTGGAGGCACTGCTGTCACATGG CTGTGACAAGTTCTCAGTGAACAGCTCGTCACAGACCGCCTACGATATCGCCAAGTTCTGGGGTCACAAACACATCGCCAACCTGCTGGACCGGACCAGCGACAGCTGTCAGCGAGTCCTGCCAGGCTCTGACCTCAGCCAGCAGGAGAACTACTTCAGCAGAGAGCCTCTGGACCGGCTGAGTGGGAAGAGAACTGACAAGGTTTGGTTAGAGGCCAAACAGAGTGAGCCAGGTACAGTCTACCTCCTGTTctctgacctcagccccatGGTCAGCAGTTCCCAGGAGGATGACAGTGCAGAG GTTGAGACCAGGCTGTGTCGGTTCAGATATGAGGCAGTCAAAGACCTTCTTCAGAAACCTGCAACTCTACTTATCTTCcttggagaggagaagaggaataAGCCCTCCCCTTCCCCCACCTCGTGCTCTCAGACAGAGGAGGGTGTCAAGGAGCCTCCTGCTTGGTTTGCCATCGGCTCAGACGAAGATGCTGCTGAACTTCTTAAACGTTGCAGAGAAAAGAACTGCTCCTTCCCAAAGTCACCCAACAGAGACCTGCTGAAATTCACTGAGGAAGAGGCCG GAGTTGTGGCTCAGGCTCGATCGGTGTTGGCCTGGCACAGCCGCTACAGCTTCTGTGCAACGTGTGGCAGCAGCACCaagctggaggagggaggataCAAGAGGAGCTGCCTGAACTCCAAATGCAGGAGCCTGAAGGGGGTTCACAATACCTGCTATCCACGAGTCG ACCCAGTGGTCATCATGCTGGTGATCCACCCTGATGGAAACCAGTGTTTACTGGGAAGGAAGAAGGTCTTTCCAGCTGGGATGTTCTCCTGTCTGGCTGGATTCATAGAGCCTG GAGAGACGATGGAAGATGCagtgaggagggaggtggaggaggagagtggtGTGAAGGTTGGATCGGTTCAGTACGTCTCCTGTCAGCCCTGGCCAATGCCCTCCAACCTCATGATTGGCTGCCTGGCTGTCGCCATATCAACTGACATCAAAGTGGATGAGAACGAGATTGAGGAAGCTCGGTGGTTCCCACGACAACAG gtGATTGAGGCCTTGTTCATGGGAGCCCGCCCAGCCTTCACTGTCCCACCCAGACAGACCATCTCCCACCAGCTCATCAGACACTGGATCGGCATGAGCTCTAACCTCTAA